The following are encoded together in the Variovorax sp. PBS-H4 genome:
- a CDS encoding protein-tyrosine phosphatase family protein translates to MNTWQPNFSWINDTLAVGGSFPGDRAEGLAREHGIQAVVDLRGETQPDAVVLRRHGIALLHLPTEDMCGVAMFDLDRGIRFVNGFLDAGRRVLIHCEHGIGRSATLALCVLVQRGQAPLDALALMKKQRPLVSPSPGQFACWCGWLESHRSASKVDWQVPSFDEFQALAYASREPSA, encoded by the coding sequence GTGAACACCTGGCAACCGAACTTCAGCTGGATCAATGACACGCTCGCAGTCGGCGGCAGCTTTCCCGGCGACCGGGCGGAAGGGCTCGCGCGCGAGCACGGCATACAGGCCGTGGTCGACCTGCGCGGCGAAACGCAGCCCGATGCCGTCGTGCTGCGCCGCCACGGCATCGCGCTGCTGCACTTGCCGACGGAGGACATGTGCGGCGTGGCGATGTTCGATCTCGATCGGGGCATTCGTTTCGTCAACGGATTTCTCGACGCCGGGCGGCGCGTGCTGATTCATTGCGAGCACGGCATCGGCCGCTCGGCCACGCTCGCGCTGTGCGTGCTGGTCCAGCGCGGCCAGGCGCCGCTCGACGCGCTTGCGCTGATGAAGAAGCAGCGCCCGCTGGTGTCGCCTTCTCCGGGGCAGTTCGCGTGCTGGTGCGGATGGCTGGAGAGCCACCGTTCGGCGAGCAAGGTCGACTGGCAGGTCCCGAGCTTCGACGAGTTCCAGGCGCTCGCGTATGCGAGCCGCGAGCCGAGTGCGTGA
- a CDS encoding zinc finger-like domain-containing protein — MLVYGDAVRHEDAARVLARLRRCLRELALLPPGLARHARLVAGLIEAGEFAQALADARHVGADAAMSLVRALAECCARSWDSDFEAGAGVPADTLAACADRLPQEPIGLKRPEGYAYYALYPESYLDAARRVHAPSWQVFGVRSIGTSLGAMVAAGLGAGCPGTLRPSGHPFARRLAADASAIDLHAGAFAVVDEGPGLSGSSLAAVGRWLLDAGVAPERLHFFAGHAKGPGAMASADVHAVWRCAQVHAASFEEVILRPERPAHRLENWIVPLVGPLRAPLQDISGGRWRGLQSRPAGEAPPVHPAWERRKFLAETANGRWLVKFIGLGREGERKYLRAKALAAAGFVPRPAGLCHGFVVERWRDDLSPMPAHPAGNLRSRLIDRMGDYLGFRARSFPALERAGASVRALWEMGRFNTEAVLGPALAAAWDAWEPGLDRLSHAVCRIETDNRMHAWEWLTAGTLILKTDAVDHHAAHDLVGCQDLAWDIAGAAVEFELSGDEVARLVARCGRTPDPALLSFSRLCYLAFELARCRETIGAAAIADPPLQAAAARYEEALHAALSASPFATTVHRKTSDSATASAPAPRCTPGADVASMASGVDMEQQQKQAQAQQQPRVVPPVDDDGSSVAGEEDPGAAVEPTTPKAGDEAPPGTPGTGEGICRRCGGSGRLSASEPCPDCGGTGHVTVGIGGA; from the coding sequence ATGCTCGTCTACGGAGATGCGGTCCGCCATGAAGACGCCGCCCGCGTGCTCGCCCGCCTGCGGCGCTGCCTGCGGGAGCTTGCGCTGCTGCCGCCCGGACTCGCGCGACACGCACGCCTGGTCGCCGGGTTGATCGAGGCCGGCGAATTCGCACAGGCGTTGGCAGATGCGCGGCACGTCGGCGCGGATGCGGCGATGTCGCTCGTGCGTGCGCTCGCCGAGTGCTGCGCGCGCTCGTGGGACAGCGACTTCGAGGCCGGCGCCGGCGTGCCGGCCGACACCCTCGCCGCTTGCGCAGACCGCCTGCCGCAGGAGCCGATCGGCCTGAAGCGTCCCGAGGGCTATGCCTACTACGCGCTCTATCCCGAGAGCTACCTGGATGCCGCGCGGCGTGTGCACGCGCCGTCGTGGCAGGTGTTCGGCGTGCGGAGCATCGGCACCAGCCTGGGCGCCATGGTCGCGGCAGGCCTCGGCGCCGGATGCCCGGGCACCCTGCGCCCGAGCGGGCATCCGTTCGCAAGGCGGCTCGCGGCGGACGCCAGTGCCATCGACCTGCACGCGGGCGCCTTCGCCGTGGTCGACGAAGGGCCTGGACTCTCAGGCTCCTCGCTGGCGGCGGTCGGGCGCTGGCTGCTGGACGCAGGCGTCGCGCCCGAACGCCTCCATTTCTTTGCCGGCCATGCAAAGGGTCCCGGCGCGATGGCAAGCGCGGATGTACACGCGGTGTGGCGCTGCGCGCAGGTGCACGCGGCGAGCTTCGAAGAGGTGATCCTGCGCCCCGAGCGGCCGGCGCATCGCCTGGAGAACTGGATCGTGCCGCTGGTCGGGCCCCTGCGGGCGCCGCTGCAGGACATTTCGGGCGGACGCTGGCGCGGGCTCCAGAGCCGTCCCGCCGGTGAAGCGCCGCCGGTGCATCCCGCCTGGGAGCGCCGCAAGTTTCTTGCGGAGACTGCCAACGGCCGCTGGTTGGTGAAGTTCATCGGCCTGGGCCGGGAAGGGGAACGCAAGTACCTGCGCGCCAAGGCCTTGGCCGCGGCCGGCTTCGTGCCCCGGCCAGCGGGACTGTGCCACGGCTTCGTGGTCGAGCGCTGGCGCGACGACCTTTCGCCAATGCCGGCGCATCCGGCCGGCAACCTGCGCTCCCGGCTCATCGATCGCATGGGCGACTACCTCGGCTTCCGTGCGCGTTCGTTCCCGGCTCTCGAGCGTGCCGGCGCCTCGGTGCGCGCACTCTGGGAGATGGGTCGCTTCAACACAGAGGCGGTGCTCGGACCCGCGCTCGCTGCAGCCTGGGACGCGTGGGAGCCGGGACTGGACCGCCTGTCGCATGCGGTCTGCCGCATCGAGACCGACAACCGCATGCATGCGTGGGAATGGCTCACGGCCGGCACGCTCATCCTCAAGACGGACGCGGTGGACCACCACGCGGCACATGACTTGGTGGGCTGCCAGGACCTCGCCTGGGACATCGCAGGCGCCGCGGTGGAGTTCGAGCTTTCCGGCGACGAGGTGGCGCGCCTGGTCGCGCGCTGCGGCCGGACACCCGACCCCGCGCTGCTGTCGTTCAGCCGGCTGTGCTACCTGGCCTTCGAGCTTGCCCGCTGCCGCGAAACCATCGGCGCCGCCGCCATCGCAGACCCACCCCTGCAGGCTGCTGCGGCACGCTACGAAGAGGCCCTGCACGCGGCACTCTCCGCGTCACCGTTCGCAACAACGGTGCACAGGAAAACGTCCGACTCCGCCACGGCCTCTGCGCCCGCGCCACGCTGCACGCCAGGGGCAGATGTTGCATCCATGGCTTCAGGAGTTGACATGGAACAGCAGCAAAAGCAAGCCCAGGCCCAGCAGCAACCGCGGGTCGTGCCACCCGTCGACGACGACGGTTCGTCGGTGGCCGGCGAGGAAGACCCGGGCGCTGCGGTCGAACCCACGACGCCGAAGGCGGGTGACGAAGCCCCGCCCGGCACGCCCGGAACAGGCGAAGGGATCTGCCGCCGCTGCGGCGGCAGCGGACGCCTTTCCGCCAGCGAACCTTGCCC